Below is a window of Gimesia chilikensis DNA.
TTACTGTCCGGTTTGATTCTGTCCGACCAGTTCGATTTCATTTAAATGCTTGAGACTAGGAGCGGTTTTCCCAGTCTACGTTCGACAGGGATGCCAGTGCCAGCTGCAGGGCGTGTGTGCCGTCGCGGCCATGTCCCTGTGCCTGGACAGCCATGTAAAGCTGATGTCCCAGTGCCAGACCGGGCAGGCTCAGGTTCATCTTTTTAGCTTCCGCCAGGGCAATTCCCATGTCTTTGATGAAGTGCTCTACGAAAAAGCCCGGATCAAAATTATTGTCCATGATCCGCGGCCCCAGGTTGGAGAGCGACCAGCTGCCGGCGGCACCACTGCCCACCGACTGCAGAACCGTAGGCAGGTCCAGCCCCGCTTTGTAACCATAGAGCAGCGCTTCGCAGACGCCGATCATGTTGGTGGCGATGAGAATCTGGTTCACCATTTTCGTGTGTTGACCGGATCCCGCTTCGCCCTGGTAGACAATCGTTTTGCCCATGGCGTCCCAGCAGGGTTTCAATGCGTCGACCACAGCTTCGTCCCCACCGATCATGATGGACAACGTGCCGTTTTTCGCTCCTACATCCCCACCGGAGACGGGAGCATCTACGCTGTACACACCTTTGGTCTGAGCGGCTTCCGCGATTTCGACAGCCAGGGAAGGATCGCTGGTGGTCATATCGACCAGGACCTTGCCTTCGGAAGCACCGGCGAGAGCTCCTTCTTCACCGAGAATGACTTCACGGACGTCAGTCGGAAAACCGACGATGGAGAAGATGACATCAGCTGCTTCTGCGACCGCTTTGGGAGAGTCAGCCCAGGAGGCCCCTTTCTGAATCAGGGGCTCTGCTTTGGATTTACTGCGATTATAAACCGTGGCTGAGAACCCTGCATCCATCAGGTGTCCCACCATGCTGGCTCCCATGACTCCGGTTCCAATCCAGCCAATTTTAGTTGTTCCCGGTTGAATGGTCGGTATCGCCATAAAATCAGTCCTTTTGTCTTTTAAATCAAATTCGTCAATATGCTTACAATCATCCACTCGATTTCCAACTGGAGATCGTAAAAAAATGATTGCCATATCTCAAGT
It encodes the following:
- a CDS encoding NAD(P)-dependent oxidoreductase, with product MAIPTIQPGTTKIGWIGTGVMGASMVGHLMDAGFSATVYNRSKSKAEPLIQKGASWADSPKAVAEAADVIFSIVGFPTDVREVILGEEGALAGASEGKVLVDMTTSDPSLAVEIAEAAQTKGVYSVDAPVSGGDVGAKNGTLSIMIGGDEAVVDALKPCWDAMGKTIVYQGEAGSGQHTKMVNQILIATNMIGVCEALLYGYKAGLDLPTVLQSVGSGAAGSWSLSNLGPRIMDNNFDPGFFVEHFIKDMGIALAEAKKMNLSLPGLALGHQLYMAVQAQGHGRDGTHALQLALASLSNVDWENRS